ATTTGCTAATTCTTTTTCAAATTCGTTCACATTGGTTCCAAGTGGTGCAATCCAATTGGTATCAAATGCCTCTTGTACATATTCTCTCTCATAACCTTCATCACTCATATGTGGTGATGCAAGATAAATTCTTTTGTTCATTTACTATGACTCCCCTTATTATATGTCTATCCTACCCTACTATAAGTAGGCACTATCCTACACATAAACTCACTTATACTTTCATTGTCTACATTCAATATCTCTTTGATTTCTTCTAATTCCTTCATAAACTGGTTGTAATTCATATCTATTGGTTGGCCTATGAAGATCTTTTCGTGTTTTGTATTGCTTATGCCTTCTTCTGCCATTAGGAGTTCTTCGTAGAGCTTTTCTCCTGGTCTTAAGCCTGTGAATTCTATTTTTACATCTTCGTGTGGTACCAGTCCTGATAACTTGATTAGGTCTTCTGCAAGCTTTGCAATCTTAACTGGTTGACCCATATCCAATACGAAGATCTCTCCACCTTGTGCCATAGCCCCTGCTTGAAGGACTAGTTCTGTTGCTTCTCTAATGGTCATAAAGAATCTTGTAATATCTGGGTGGGTTACTGTTATTGGTCCACCTTGTTCTATTTGTTTTTTAAATAGTGGTATAACACTCCCATTACTTCCTAATACATTCCCAAATCTTACAGCAACGAATTCTGTTGTGCTTCTTATGCTCATATGTTGTATGATCATCTCTGCTACTCTTTTTGTTGCCCCCATGATATTCGTAGGGTTAACAGCTTTGTCTGTTGATATAAGGACAAAACGTTTTGAGCCATATATGTCTGCACATTCTGCCACATTTAATGTACCCATTACATTATTTTTAATAGCTTCTGATGGGTTGGCTTCCATTAGTGGCACATGTTTGTGTGCTGCTGCGTGGAATACCACTGTTGGACTATAGGTTGCAAATATTTGCTCTAATCTGTTTCTATCTCTAACCGATGCAATTAAGACTTCTAAGTCTAAGTCCTCTTTGTATTCGTACTTTAATTCATTTTGAAGATCGTATGCATTGTTTTCATATATATCTAATAATAATAATTTTTTCGGATTAAATCTTGCAATTTGTCTACATAGTTCAGAACCAATGGAGCCGCCTCCACCTGTTACTAGTACCACTTCACCTGTAAGGTAATCAGATATCTCTGCTATGTCTACTTTGATTTCTTCTCTTCCTAGTAAATCTTCTATATTAACATCTCTTACTTTATTCAGATCGACTTCACCATCAAAGTCTTGTAAGCTAGGTAATGTTTTTAATTTACAATTGGTTTTTGTACAGATTTCTATGATTTCTTTTCTTACTTTTTTTGATGCAGATGGCATGGCGATAATGATTTCATCTATATTGTATAGTTCTACTATTTCTATAATATTGTCTTTGCCACCTTTTACCTCTACGCCATGGATATGTAAGCCTTGTTTGGATACATCGTCATCTATGATAACCACCGGTAACATTCTTGTTGTTCTTCTAAGTTCACGTATCACTACTGAACCACTTGCCCCGGCTCCTATGATCATTACATTTTTGCCTTCTGGATGTGTCTGTATATGCATCATTCTTCTCATTATGCGGTATGTAAGTCTACTACCACCTATGGCTAAGAAGCTAATCATCCAAGCGATCATATAGACAGATCTTGGTAGCATGGTATTAAAAAGCATACTAAATGTAAATGAAGCCAAACTGCCAAGTACTGTTGCACAAAATACTTGCATAAGTTCATCTATACTTGCATACTTCCATAGACTGCTGTACAAACGGAAGCGAAAGTATATAAAGATCTTCATTATTGTTAGTGGTACCATTGCATTGGTAAATATTATAAGGTATTGTGTTGGTATTTGTCCATCAAACCTAAAGACTAGTCCCAAAAATAGTGCTAAGTTTACAATTAATGCATCTGCAAGTACCAATAATACTTTTTTTCTATTCACTTTTGTTTTTACTTTTTCTAAGATAGCTTCCAAAATGATTATCCCCCTAATTCAATCCTATCCTTATCCCCCAATAAGGATAAGATTATCCACATAATTCTTTATACAATTAATAAACACCCACAATCTATCCTTGATTTATTTTTATCAAACCTATGTAGGACCAATGGAATAATTAAGGATATTGTGTTGTTGCATTATGCCAAAATCTGAAATTATGTCTTTTGTTCATAAATTGTTCATATGTATTTTAAAATTATAACCCAATTCTGTATATTGTATACAATCACCGAGCAAATTTTTTTTATTTTTATAATTGTTTGTTATTAGGAAACATCAGAAGTGATTTTGACGTAACCCTCCTTTTTATTATTCTCTCCCCAGAGAATTAGGCAAAATAAAAGACCTCATTAACAGGTCTTTGATAAAGATATATAGTATACATACATATTTTGATAACTTTCTACGAGTTTTGACAAAATATTGAGTATATTCTACCATGATGTTTAGTTCTTTATCCCTGCCATCGGTTTTATTATACCCGTTTTTCCAACTTATGTCAAAGTTTTTTCTTATTTATTACGAACTTTTTACAATATATTAACGTAGCTTATATCTCTTACTTTCTAAGGGATATAAGCTTCGTTTAAAACATCAATTTCATAGTTAACAGTTTTTATATATACAAGATTATAAATACTTTTTTCATAATGACAGGGATATATTTTATTACAAATTTTCTTCTTTTAATGCTTCTATAATATTCTCTTTTTTTATTTTAGACATTGAATAGGTCATGGTTATGGATACGATTATGAATACGCCTATGATACATATAATGGATTCTTTTATAGGGGGTATATATTCAAAAACGAAAAAGTTGGTTGTTGATCTATGCATACCCACACTTATGAGTATAGCTATAGGTAATCCATAGAGCAAAGATTTCATTCCATAAAAGATACTTTCGAATCTTATCATTTTATTAAAGCCTTTTGGTGTTAGACCTACTGATTTTAGCATTGCAAATTCTCTTCTTCTAAGGATTACATTGGTGCTAATGGTGTTGAATATGTTGGTAACGCCAATTAGGGTGATAAGACTTACAAAACCATATAGGAATATGGATATAACCGTTTTTATTCTGTTTATCATTTCCAACTCGAATTGTACATCTACTATTACAAGTTTATCCTCTGTGTTCTGGCCATAGATTTCATTAATTTCTTCTATGAGTTCTTTGGTATCCTCTGTTTCTATTTTAAGTCTATGAATACTTCTTCGGTTGTCATCTTCTTCTTTTAATTGGTTTAGTATTTCTTCAAATACTTCTTCTGTTACAATTACATTTACAGCTCTACCTGTATCATACAAAAGACCAAAAGGCAGTTCTTTTGTAAGGGTGCCTATTTCCATGTTGATGGTTTCATTTGTGTGATTTGCCATTGCTGATTTAGTAAGGGTTAGGACATCTCCCTTGTTCATATTTAATGGCTCAAATTCAAACATTTTCCCTTCATCTACAGTTATATTTTTATTAATAACAATTCCTTTTAAAGTGTTTGTGTCTTTGTACCCTTCTATGTCAATTCCCAACTCTTTTCCATAGGCTCTAAAGCTTTCTTCTCCTATTGTTGATATGACATAAGATAGTGAGTACATACCCTTTTCATTTTTAGGAAAAGTACTTCTTTCTTCCGTACTATTTGTTGATATGACATAGGATAATGAGGCGTTTTCCTCTTCATTTTTTTGGTCAGTGTTTTTTTCAATTTTATTATTCAAATGGTTTCCTAATTGAGAGGGTTCTAAGTGATGGTTAAAGGTTCTTATATTTCTTTCAATGGCATATCTTTTTACTTTTTCTAATTCAATGATTTTATCATAAAATGCTCTTTGTTCTTCATAGGGTCTGTCTCTTAGTTCTAATGCGATATCATAGGGTACTTCTCCATAATACATATCTGATGATACAAAGCCATATCTCATAAAGGATGAGAAAGCTATGAATAGGACGATGCTTATACTTAGAGAAAAGATTGTTGCTCTGTATCTTTTACGATTTCTTTTTAGATTCTTAAGAGCCAATTCCCCTTCTATTCCAAAAAGTTTTTTGGTTATTTTTAATGTTTTTAATTTTTTTCTTTTTAGTTTTATATCTGTGGTTAATCTTATGGCTTCTATTGGGGATATTTTTGAGGCTTTTTTAGCAGGTAGATAGGCAGATAAGAAGATGGTTAGGGTTGTGAATACCACTGTTGTTATTAAAGTCAGTGGTGATATGATTAACCTTAGTTCTATCCCTTCTAAAAATTCAAATGCCATCAGTTTGTTTACCACTTTTAAGGTAATTCCAATGCCTAGTATACCTGATAGAATTCCTAGTGGAATGCCTATGATGCCCAGGATAAAGCCTTCAAAGAGTACGGTTTTTCTAATTTGACTTTTTGTTGCGCCTACACTTGATAACATTCCAAATTGTTTTTTTCTTTCACTTATGGATATGGCAAAGGCATTGTATATTACTGCTACAGATCCTATGACCACTAGTAAAATGATGATAAGAGCTAACGTAATAAACATCCTATTAATATTGTCATTATCTGATACCCCAAGCCATCTTAAAAGGGCTGAATTGTATCCATAGGACCCTGGAGGCAGTCCGATGGTTCTTGCCATTTCTGTTGTTTTATCGTATATCTGTCTAGGGTTTTTTCCTAGAATATAGATGTCTAGGGTTTCTGTTGGTTCTAGGTTACTTTCTTCTAGGTAGGCAATTGCCATCATTCCAGGGAATGTGTAGAATTCCATTATGTCTTGGCGGATGATGCCTGTTATGGTGTATGTTTTTTCTGCAAAAGGAATGTATGCTTCTTCCTCTGTATATTCATTGTTTTTGTCTATGGGTGCATTGTCTAGATATCTATGGCCTATTTCTAAGCTAATGGTATCTCCTATTTTATAGTCTGTTCCACCGTTTTCTATGATTGTTTGGGATAGTAGAATTTCTCCTTCTTTTTCTGGGTAACGTCCTTCTCTAAGGAATGTTAGGTTATCCATGGCTTCTTGGTTGTATTCTTTTACATAGATGTATGGTTTGCTTTCTATTCTTGAGGTTTCTAATGGTGAGAAGCCTCTATCTCTACTGATCATGCCGCTTTTTGTATAGGCATTGTCTAGGATGTATTTGGCATCTTTTACTGGTACATTTCCAATCATTGAGTGGTAATTGCCGCGGCTTAGGATGGTTTCTTGGATAAACAAATCTTGAAAACTTGTAGTAATGGTTGCCACACCAAAAATCATGGCACAAGATAAGATAATCCCTATAACGGTTACAATGGTTCTTCTTTTATTAAGCTTAAGGCTTCGGATCGTCAATTTATTTACGATATTCACTATCTCACCACCTCGTCTTTTAAAATTCGTCCATCGTCTATGGTGATAATCCTATCTGCTTGTAAGGCGATTTCGTGATCGTGGGTGATGACGATCATAGTTTGTTTGTATTTTTTATTAGAGGCTTTTAACAGGTCTATGATTTCTTTTGAGTTTTGACTGTCTAAGTTTCCTGTTGGTTCGTCTGCTAATACAATGGAGGGTTGGTTAATTAATGCCCTTCCAATGGATACCCTTTGTTGTTGGCCTCCTGATAATTCATTAGGCAAGTGGTTGATTCTTTCTGTTAGGTTTAGATTGGTTATAATTTCTGTTAGATGGTCTTTGTTTATTTTTCTGCCATCTAGTAGTAATGGTAGGGTGATATTTTCTTCTACATTTAATATTGGGATTAGATTGTAGAATTGGTAAATCAGGCCTACTTGTCGTCTTCTAAATATGGCCAGTTTTGATTCGTTAAGATTGTATATGTCCGTTCCTTCTATATACACTTTACCACTGGATGGTCTATCTACACCTCCTAACATATGGAGTAGTGTTGATTTTCCTGAGCCTGATGCGCCTACGATGGCTACAAATTCCCCTTGGTTTATACTAAAGGATACATTATCCAGCGCTTTTACCTCCGTACTGCCTTTTCCATAGGTTTTAGACAGATTTTCTACTTTTAAGATTGTCATATTCTCACTCCTTCTTTCCTTATGATTTTAATTATATCTGTCTAAAGTGACTTTTCGGTGACTGTTTTAGTGACAATTTTGTCACTTAGTTTTTTGGGGACGGTTCTTAGTTTTTAGTGGACGGTTCGTAAAATTTGATGGTAAAGGTTGTGCCTTTGCCTTTTTCACTTTCTACTTTTATGTCTCCATTTTGATTTTTTAGAATGGTATGGGCCATGGCAAGTCCAATACCTACACTGTCTTCTTTTGCATTTTTCCCCTTGTAGAAGCGGTTGAATATGTATGGAATGTCTGCTTTTTCTATGCCTGTCCCTGTGTCTTGTATTTTTATTAATGTGTAGATAGGGTTTTGTTCATAGGTAATTGCAATTCGCCCTTCTTCTGGTGTGTGTTCTATACAGTTTTTTAGAATGTTGATAAGGGCTTCATTGGTCCAGTTAAAGTCTCCTATGATTTTTGTTTTTTCATCCCCTTTGATATGGATGTCCAATGTTTTTATGTCTATAGGAACTG
The window above is part of the Natranaerovirga pectinivora genome. Proteins encoded here:
- a CDS encoding polysaccharide biosynthesis protein yields the protein MEAILEKVKTKVNRKKVLLVLADALIVNLALFLGLVFRFDGQIPTQYLIIFTNAMVPLTIMKIFIYFRFRLYSSLWKYASIDELMQVFCATVLGSLASFTFSMLFNTMLPRSVYMIAWMISFLAIGGSRLTYRIMRRMMHIQTHPEGKNVMIIGAGASGSVVIRELRRTTRMLPVVIIDDDVSKQGLHIHGVEVKGGKDNIIEIVELYNIDEIIIAMPSASKKVRKEIIEICTKTNCKLKTLPSLQDFDGEVDLNKVRDVNIEDLLGREEIKVDIAEISDYLTGEVVLVTGGGGSIGSELCRQIARFNPKKLLLLDIYENNAYDLQNELKYEYKEDLDLEVLIASVRDRNRLEQIFATYSPTVVFHAAAHKHVPLMEANPSEAIKNNVMGTLNVAECADIYGSKRFVLISTDKAVNPTNIMGATKRVAEMIIQHMSIRSTTEFVAVRFGNVLGSNGSVIPLFKKQIEQGGPITVTHPDITRFFMTIREATELVLQAGAMAQGGEIFVLDMGQPVKIAKLAEDLIKLSGLVPHEDVKIEFTGLRPGEKLYEELLMAEEGISNTKHEKIFIGQPIDMNYNQFMKELEEIKEILNVDNESISEFMCRIVPTYSRVG
- a CDS encoding ABC transporter permease produces the protein MNIVNKLTIRSLKLNKRRTIVTVIGIILSCAMIFGVATITTSFQDLFIQETILSRGNYHSMIGNVPVKDAKYILDNAYTKSGMISRDRGFSPLETSRIESKPYIYVKEYNQEAMDNLTFLREGRYPEKEGEILLSQTIIENGGTDYKIGDTISLEIGHRYLDNAPIDKNNEYTEEEAYIPFAEKTYTITGIIRQDIMEFYTFPGMMAIAYLEESNLEPTETLDIYILGKNPRQIYDKTTEMARTIGLPPGSYGYNSALLRWLGVSDNDNINRMFITLALIIILLVVIGSVAVIYNAFAISISERKKQFGMLSSVGATKSQIRKTVLFEGFILGIIGIPLGILSGILGIGITLKVVNKLMAFEFLEGIELRLIISPLTLITTVVFTTLTIFLSAYLPAKKASKISPIEAIRLTTDIKLKRKKLKTLKITKKLFGIEGELALKNLKRNRKRYRATIFSLSISIVLFIAFSSFMRYGFVSSDMYYGEVPYDIALELRDRPYEEQRAFYDKIIELEKVKRYAIERNIRTFNHHLEPSQLGNHLNNKIEKNTDQKNEEENASLSYVISTNSTEERSTFPKNEKGMYSLSYVISTIGEESFRAYGKELGIDIEGYKDTNTLKGIVINKNITVDEGKMFEFEPLNMNKGDVLTLTKSAMANHTNETINMEIGTLTKELPFGLLYDTGRAVNVIVTEEVFEEILNQLKEEDDNRRSIHRLKIETEDTKELIEEINEIYGQNTEDKLVIVDVQFELEMINRIKTVISIFLYGFVSLITLIGVTNIFNTISTNVILRRREFAMLKSVGLTPKGFNKMIRFESIFYGMKSLLYGLPIAILISVGMHRSTTNFFVFEYIPPIKESIICIIGVFIIVSITMTYSMSKIKKENIIEALKEENL
- a CDS encoding ABC transporter ATP-binding protein; its protein translation is MTILKVENLSKTYGKGSTEVKALDNVSFSINQGEFVAIVGASGSGKSTLLHMLGGVDRPSSGKVYIEGTDIYNLNESKLAIFRRRQVGLIYQFYNLIPILNVEENITLPLLLDGRKINKDHLTEIITNLNLTERINHLPNELSGGQQQRVSIGRALINQPSIVLADEPTGNLDSQNSKEIIDLLKASNKKYKQTMIVITHDHEIALQADRIITIDDGRILKDEVVR